The DNA segment GGGAAGgaccccccgccccagcccgcgGACCTCCCTTACCATCTCCTTGCGCAGCAGGGCCAGCGCGGCGTCCAGATTGGGAGGCTTGGCGGGCAGCGCCGCGGCCCGCGCCCCGCCGCCGCCAGCGCCCCCGCGGCTCAGCTCGTCCTGGATGCGCGACTTCTGCGCGTACAGCCGCTCCAGGTGCCTCCAGCCCCCCGACGCGCCGCCGCCCGACGCCGAGTGCAGCAGCCCGCTCAGGCTCTTGGGCAGCGGGGGCAGCCCGTCCACCCGCAGCCCGCGCACCGAGCCGGCTGCCCCGGGCCCGCTCATCCCGCTCGGCCAGACCGCTAGCCCGCAAGtcctcctccgccgccgccgccgccgccgccgcctgggGCCCAGGCTCCCCGGCCCGCCCCCTTCCCGGCGGCGCCCCGcccacttcccctccccgccGCGCTGCCCCCGCccctcgccccgcccctcccctccccgcgtccccgcccctcccctccccgcgtcCCCGCCCCACGCCCTCGCCCCCTTGGCGCCCCACCTCCCGGGCTCTCCTACGGCCCCGCCCACTTAGCACCCACCCGACCCCCAGCGCTTCGGCGCTCACTCCCGCGTCCCAGTTCACCGTGGACCCCTACCCCGTACCCCCCGCGCCCACCCCCACCGCTGCGCCCATCCCCGGCGCAACCTTGTGCACCTCCCGAGACTCCCGCCTCACCCCCGCGCCCTCCTCGCGCGATCGAGCCCTACCCGGGCTGCCCCACTCCCGGCGAGGTGGGCTCCGCCACCAGCCCCCAAAGCTGCTTGTCAGTACTGATGGGGGAGGGTCACCTCAGACGCCACCCGACGAGGCGGGCTAGTGCGGGGAGTCGGGGTACAGAGGCTCCCCCTCGGGCCGGGCAGGACGTCGGGGAGGTTTGGCCGTCACCGTCCCCGGAAGCCAGGATCCACCTGGCGGCGTCCGCGCTGACCGAGGGGGGGAGCAGGCGGGGCTCTGGAGTCACTAGTTCACTCCAGGGCGCGCTGGCCTGCTCAGTAAATGGCAACGTCCAGCCGTGCCCACAGCAGCCAAGAAGAGCTCCAGGTCCACTTTGGGAACTTCAAAATGCGAACGAACACGTCTCTCAGCCTGGCTGTGAACGCGAGGGTCGTTCTAAACGGAAATAGCAGAGTGGAGAACGGGATTATCGCTCAGAAACTATTCATCAACTCTGAGGCGAAAATAAACACGATTCACacctcagagagggagagaaaagagagagagaagcaggctcTACCCTTTggaggaagaataaaaatgacagaTGTTATAACCAGATTAGAGACAGAAAAGGTAAAAACAGAAGTTAGGGACCGATTTGCAGAGACAACCTCATTGCAGATTAAAAACTACTGCAGTATATAGAGAGTGGATAAATGTAATGCGCATTGATCGTTGGTTTTCATTATAAAAGGGACTTAATTGTTCTAAATGCATTCAATAGGATCACAGTTATAAAGTGTTCTGAGCGCTTCAGGCATTCAACATAAAAGAGCCCTGCACTTTTGGGGGGGTTTTCCCCTTTAATCTACCACCCCCCTTAAAGCCCTCTCCAGAATCAATGTTTGTAACATTGGCAGATATTCTCGCTGGACCCTTGCAACTGGGTGAGAGCAACATGGAGAAGCCCCAGTGCAAGCAGGGTGATTCAAGGGTATCAGGAAAGCTTCCCACCCTACCCAGTGCCCAGAATTTTCCTCCTCATCACCGTGCCTCACCTTCCACTAATTGCCTAGTTACATTTCCGGATTTcagggattcattcattcacctatttAAACAGTGGGTGTCTGGGAGAGTTACAGATTTGCTGGTGCCAGGACtaagggagaggaagagatggGACATTTGATCTTTGGTTCACACCCTGGCATGAATTCCTTTAATTTGGGGTGTCAGGTTGCTGTCTGTCCTGCAGTAGCTAGCAGAAGTCACTGAAGTGAGGTGTTTGGAGGTTCGGTTATGTGATGgtacaataagaaaagaaataatttcaaagtatCTGGGCACTGAACTCATTTGAAAGCACGTACTTGAGAGAATTACGGATGGCAAGAAGGAAAGAGGCTTGGGGCCAGCGGGATAGCAGCATGAGATCCCTGATGCCAGGACGAGAGAGACAGTTTACATGATGCAAACCCTACAATATTAAAGGCAGTTTCTGTGTTCAGGTATATACTCAACGAGATGAACACATTGAAATTGTCCCCTTTATATCAACAAACAACATCCAGTGTGAATAGTAGAAATTTCTACAGAATTTCTGTGGTACTGATTAAGACTTTATTTGTATAAACCCAAAACATAATTAGGCAAGAACCCACCAAATATTTTGACACCCATGGGGCATGTCAGATAGTACCTGCTTATTCAAATGCAAATATAAGATACCTTTTAAGGTTCATGCTTATATCAGGaatgaagtaattttttaaaacttctgaaaatATGTGTTTTTGCTTTAATTCAAGTCTGAAACACCAGCATTCTGACCTCAAACCAGAATGAACCCCAGCCATCTCCTATGCAGCtaaatcagtctttttttttttttctc comes from the Balaenoptera ricei isolate mBalRic1 chromosome 16, mBalRic1.hap2, whole genome shotgun sequence genome and includes:
- the FAM89A gene encoding protein FAM89A, with product MSGPGAAGSVRGLRVDGLPPLPKSLSGLLHSASGGGASGGWRHLERLYAQKSRIQDELSRGGAGGGGARAAALPAKPPNLDAALALLRKEMVGLRQLDMSLLCQLYSLYESIQEYKGACQAASGPDCTYALENGFFDEEEEYFQEQNPLHDGRERRSPRDPSLPVSPLCSGDWILESI